The Desulfobotulus mexicanus genome has a segment encoding these proteins:
- a CDS encoding thermonuclease family protein codes for MKQFKTKSLWIFLLFVFLISHFISAHAMERVTVGFIPDGDTLRLSDGRWIRLMGIDAPEMGHGNQRGSCGGDMARQALVNLIGKKSVNLKTEGKDRHGRTLGKIYLENGLCINTELIRLGMAWVYIHGKPDEDQKKWIDLQKKAILQKKGIWKLMKKSSPVIANRRSYRFHLENCTFAKKINTRNRIYFASAEEAFAAGYAPARNCLPDPICP; via the coding sequence ATGAAACAGTTTAAAACGAAGAGCTTATGGATTTTTTTGCTTTTTGTCTTTTTGATTAGCCATTTCATAAGTGCCCATGCCATGGAAAGGGTAACTGTGGGTTTTATTCCTGACGGAGATACTCTACGCCTCAGTGATGGGAGATGGATCAGGCTAATGGGCATTGATGCTCCGGAAATGGGGCATGGAAACCAGAGAGGAAGCTGCGGTGGAGATATGGCCAGACAGGCCCTTGTTAATCTCATAGGGAAGAAGTCTGTAAATTTGAAAACAGAGGGAAAAGACCGTCATGGTCGTACCCTTGGAAAAATTTATCTTGAAAACGGGCTTTGTATCAATACCGAACTTATACGTTTGGGAATGGCTTGGGTATATATCCATGGGAAGCCTGATGAAGATCAGAAAAAATGGATTGATTTACAAAAAAAAGCGATATTGCAAAAAAAAGGTATCTGGAAACTTATGAAAAAATCATCGCCTGTTATTGCTAACAGGCGGTCTTACCGTTTTCATCTGGAAAACTGCACATTTGCTAAAAAAATAAACACCCGAAACCGGATTTATTTTGCTTCTGCTGAAGAGGCATTTGCAGCAGGTTATGCACCGGCCCGCAACTGTCTGCCCGATCCCATATGCCCGTAA
- a CDS encoding glucose-6-phosphate isomerase, which translates to MQFSHDLSLKELAGKILTEPSLHMRFLLEDKTRCQQLFYQGGGISLDLSRQHLWEDVINLLLKKANQAGVQEKFAAMMAGKRVNKSENRAALHSAARNPDIPLLVNNQNIARILGDIHEKAFEFSNKVHEKKICGSKGEPFSDVLLLGIGGSRLGTQAVYEALSSRHKNLLPLHFLSTVDPNAFIAQTRKLNPDTTLVLVVSKSFTTREVVDINLSQIRNWLENAGLRASEHIVHITGKGSPGDRISESFCLEVFNIFDFIGGRYSVTSAVGSLPLSLAFGPDVVKKLLAGCREMDIHAARSPADQNLPLLAALCDIWNGDYLGFPAFAMIPYSAPLRYFPAHMQQLYMESLGKSLTITGETLPHDKLAMFCFGDTGTDAQHSFFQMLHQGRALAMDLIGVLQPPPECRQSAEGHKAHEELWTHLLAQADAFALGRSEGRPEQLCSGNRPVSIITLKNLMAEDIGRLLAFLEARTVYAGFLKNLNPFDQFGVENGKLMATELRRNFSKSSFSSTGTTGFYLKALKDGYLTFPNQNGTQDPPM; encoded by the coding sequence ATGCAATTTTCCCATGATTTGTCTTTAAAAGAGCTCGCAGGAAAAATATTAACGGAACCTTCCCTGCATATGCGTTTTCTCCTTGAAGACAAAACCCGCTGTCAGCAGCTTTTTTACCAGGGAGGGGGCATTTCACTGGACCTTTCCCGCCAGCATCTATGGGAAGATGTTATAAATCTACTGCTGAAGAAAGCAAATCAGGCCGGAGTTCAGGAAAAATTTGCAGCAATGATGGCTGGAAAAAGGGTGAATAAGAGTGAAAATCGTGCTGCTCTTCACAGCGCTGCAAGAAATCCCGATATCCCATTGCTGGTAAATAATCAGAACATTGCCCGCATACTTGGCGATATCCACGAAAAGGCCTTTGAATTTTCCAATAAAGTACATGAAAAAAAAATATGCGGATCAAAGGGAGAGCCTTTCAGCGATGTCCTTCTGCTGGGAATCGGAGGTTCCCGCTTAGGTACACAAGCGGTTTATGAAGCCTTAAGTTCGCGACACAAAAACCTTCTTCCTTTACATTTTTTATCCACAGTAGATCCCAATGCCTTTATCGCCCAGACCAGAAAACTGAACCCAGACACTACCCTTGTGCTGGTGGTATCCAAAAGCTTTACAACCCGTGAAGTGGTTGATATTAATTTGAGCCAGATACGCAATTGGCTGGAAAATGCAGGACTCAGAGCCTCTGAGCATATTGTTCATATCACAGGTAAAGGCAGTCCAGGAGACAGGATTTCAGAATCTTTTTGCCTTGAAGTTTTTAATATTTTTGATTTTATTGGCGGCAGGTACAGTGTGACTTCGGCTGTGGGAAGTCTTCCCTTAAGTCTTGCCTTTGGCCCTGATGTGGTTAAAAAGCTGCTTGCGGGTTGCAGGGAGATGGATATCCATGCAGCCAGATCTCCAGCAGACCAAAACCTTCCTCTACTGGCGGCCCTGTGTGATATCTGGAATGGTGATTATCTTGGTTTTCCTGCCTTTGCAATGATTCCCTATTCAGCTCCCCTTCGATACTTTCCTGCACATATGCAGCAGCTTTATATGGAGAGTCTCGGTAAAAGCCTCACGATAACAGGTGAAACCCTTCCCCATGACAAGCTGGCCATGTTCTGTTTTGGAGATACGGGAACCGATGCCCAGCATTCCTTTTTTCAGATGCTTCATCAGGGAAGAGCTTTAGCCATGGACCTTATTGGTGTTCTACAGCCGCCACCTGAATGCAGGCAGTCCGCTGAAGGGCACAAGGCCCACGAAGAGCTGTGGACACATCTTCTGGCCCAGGCCGATGCCTTTGCACTGGGAAGATCTGAGGGACGGCCTGAGCAGCTCTGCTCCGGAAACCGTCCCGTCAGTATCATAACCCTTAAAAACCTGATGGCAGAAGATATTGGACGCCTGCTGGCATTTCTTGAAGCCAGAACCGTCTATGCTGGCTTTCTGAAAAACCTGAACCCCTTTGACCAGTTCGGCGTTGAAAACGGCAAGTTGATGGCCACAGAGCTGCGCAGAAATTTTTCAAAATCCAGCTTTTCATCCACGGGGACAACGGGTTTTTACCTGAAGGCCCTTAAAGACGGATACCTTACTTTTCCGAACCAAAACGGTACACAAGACCCGCCCATGTAA
- a CDS encoding HAMP domain-containing protein, protein MTTLICEECGKIYHLDPEKLKEKLSGDEARTRCRECGHVMRITREQLEAEPVKPEEKKLVEGPEKASAPPPPKENRQKKKFEEKKKEKKGQHQGLGLRAKMFFLFLFIPLLLMTASGLFSHYQLNELSSRITGESTRVVQSMAEEIIAEKARSVSLQTNIYLRSHPELGRMDFNYDPEFSRIAVQRVANSGYTVLFERPGIDETDQAFRIWAHPDARLIGVQILGVLQQTLGPQYFPEFRRIIEVAASGREARGYYTWVERDGQLRQKFAVISPVEGTRYHVMATAYIDDFTEPVRLLETEARFMATQTRNITFGILILSLIVIGLSISIYGYRITRSIKYLTDAADRISVGELDMQIYVSSKDEIGNLADAISRMQDSLKLSIERLRRRR, encoded by the coding sequence ATGACAACGCTGATTTGCGAAGAGTGTGGTAAAATTTATCATCTTGACCCTGAGAAACTTAAAGAAAAGCTTTCCGGAGATGAAGCCAGAACCCGTTGCCGGGAGTGCGGTCATGTGATGCGTATTACCAGAGAACAGCTGGAAGCAGAGCCTGTTAAGCCCGAAGAAAAAAAGCTTGTTGAAGGACCTGAAAAAGCATCAGCACCACCCCCCCCTAAAGAGAATAGACAAAAGAAAAAGTTTGAAGAAAAGAAGAAAGAAAAAAAGGGACAACATCAGGGACTTGGACTCCGGGCAAAGATGTTCTTTCTTTTTCTTTTTATTCCCCTTCTGCTCATGACGGCTTCAGGACTTTTTTCCCATTATCAGTTAAATGAACTTTCAAGTCGCATCACAGGTGAAAGTACTAGGGTTGTGCAAAGCATGGCCGAAGAGATTATTGCTGAAAAAGCCAGATCCGTAAGCTTACAAACAAATATTTATCTTCGCAGCCATCCTGAACTTGGAAGAATGGATTTTAATTATGATCCTGAGTTCAGCCGGATTGCTGTGCAGAGGGTCGCTAATTCCGGATACACAGTTTTATTTGAACGTCCTGGTATTGATGAGACAGATCAGGCTTTTAGAATCTGGGCTCATCCCGATGCCAGGCTCATAGGTGTTCAAATCCTTGGTGTACTTCAGCAGACTCTTGGTCCTCAGTATTTCCCTGAGTTTCGCAGAATTATTGAGGTTGCTGCCAGTGGACGGGAAGCCAGAGGCTATTATACATGGGTAGAGCGGGATGGTCAGCTCCGCCAGAAGTTTGCTGTTATAAGTCCTGTAGAAGGAACCCGCTACCACGTTATGGCAACGGCCTACATCGACGACTTTACAGAGCCGGTAAGACTACTGGAGACAGAAGCCCGGTTCATGGCCACGCAGACCAGAAACATTACCTTTGGTATTCTGATTCTTTCCCTGATTGTCATCGGTCTTTCCATATCCATCTATGGATATCGGATTACACGCAGCATTAAGTACCTCACGGATGCCGCTGACCGAATAAGTGTCGGTGAGCTGGATATGCAGATTTATGTTAGCTCCAAGGATGAAATAGGTAACCTTGCCGATGCTATTTCCCGTATGCAGGACAGCTTGAAACTTTCCATTGAACGTCTCAGAAGAAGGCGTTAG
- a CDS encoding GTP-binding protein — MALINPKKKEVQVKIVYYGPGRGGKTTNLEYINQKFKSRIKAEMVTVKTYGDRTLFFDFLPLDIGSINGYDIKIQFYTVPGQVKYNATRKLVLRGVDGIVFVADSMGLRREMNIRSLQNLEENLRSFNKDLSRIPLVFQYNKRDLAAHNIALLPLETMQHDLNAKLNAPYLEASAITGDNVALTMKKIISLTIGSLKKKLEEK; from the coding sequence TTGGCGCTGATTAATCCCAAAAAAAAAGAAGTTCAGGTAAAAATAGTTTATTACGGACCTGGACGAGGTGGAAAAACAACCAACCTTGAATATATTAATCAAAAATTCAAATCCCGTATCAAGGCAGAGATGGTAACTGTAAAAACCTATGGTGACCGAACTCTCTTTTTTGACTTTCTTCCACTCGATATCGGCAGTATCAATGGTTATGATATAAAAATTCAGTTTTATACCGTTCCTGGACAGGTGAAATATAATGCAACCCGTAAGCTTGTGCTAAGGGGAGTAGATGGTATTGTTTTTGTAGCAGATTCTATGGGACTCAGACGTGAAATGAATATCCGTTCTCTACAGAACCTTGAAGAAAATCTTCGTTCTTTTAATAAAGATTTATCCCGTATTCCCCTCGTATTTCAATATAATAAAAGGGATCTTGCAGCACACAATATTGCTCTTCTTCCTCTGGAGACCATGCAGCATGATTTAAATGCAAAGCTGAATGCCCCTTATCTGGAAGCCAGCGCCATCACCGGAGACAATGTTGCCCTGACCATGAAAAAGATTATCTCCCTCACGATTGGATCCCTCAAAAAGAAGCTGGAGGAAAAATAA
- a CDS encoding 3-oxoacyl-ACP synthase III family protein, which produces MKRSLIRSTGRYIPPRLVTNEDLTRFMDTTDEWIQQRTGIEQRYWIPEEGGVGASDLALEASRIALDRAGWKAEDIDLIIFATLSPDIFFPGSGCLLQDKLGLDTTPALDIRQQCTGFIYGLATADAYIKAGMVNRVLVVGAEVHSSGLDISTRGRDVAVLFGDGAGVACVEGVETDKEIGILATSLHAQGRHASSLMLEAPASRYTERITAEMLEQGRHYPTMEGKTVFKHAVRRLPEVTYEVLEKAGLGLDDIDLIIPHQANLRINQFYQRSLGVPDEKMFHNIMRYGNTTAGSIPIAMDEAIELGRLDPNKDTLLLTALGAGLTWAGLVYRFGSEK; this is translated from the coding sequence ATGAAGCGCAGCCTGATACGCAGTACCGGACGTTATATTCCGCCCCGCCTTGTCACCAATGAAGATCTGACCCGCTTCATGGATACAACGGATGAATGGATTCAACAGCGGACTGGAATAGAGCAGCGCTACTGGATACCGGAAGAGGGCGGTGTGGGTGCTTCTGATCTGGCACTGGAAGCTTCCCGCATAGCATTGGATCGTGCTGGATGGAAGGCCGAAGATATTGATCTGATAATCTTTGCCACCTTGAGTCCGGATATTTTTTTTCCGGGATCCGGCTGTTTGCTTCAGGATAAGCTAGGGCTGGACACAACCCCGGCACTGGATATACGCCAGCAGTGTACTGGCTTTATTTACGGCCTTGCCACGGCTGATGCCTATATTAAAGCGGGTATGGTCAATCGTGTACTGGTGGTGGGGGCCGAGGTTCACAGTTCAGGCCTTGACATCAGCACCCGTGGCAGGGATGTGGCGGTTCTTTTCGGAGATGGTGCAGGGGTTGCTTGTGTGGAAGGCGTTGAAACGGACAAGGAAATTGGTATTCTTGCCACTTCCCTGCACGCTCAGGGACGCCATGCCTCAAGCCTTATGCTGGAAGCACCCGCATCCAGATATACGGAACGTATTACCGCGGAAATGCTGGAGCAGGGCCGTCATTATCCCACCATGGAAGGGAAGACGGTTTTCAAACATGCCGTGCGCCGTCTTCCTGAAGTTACCTATGAAGTGCTGGAAAAGGCAGGACTGGGTCTTGATGATATAGACCTGATCATTCCCCATCAGGCCAACCTTCGTATTAATCAGTTTTATCAGAGATCTCTTGGGGTTCCTGATGAAAAAATGTTTCACAATATCATGAGGTACGGAAATACTACAGCAGGCAGTATTCCCATAGCCATGGATGAAGCCATTGAACTGGGAAGGCTTGATCCGAATAAAGACACCCTTCTTCTCACGGCCCTGGGTGCAGGACTTACATGGGCGGGTCTTGTGTACCGTTTTGGTTCGGAAAAGTAA
- a CDS encoding response regulator, with translation MHLHVLIADPDTEIAKRMAGWIENHGERFKCMIVGTGMEAIEILKNSAVNILITELILPDLDGFSLLDTIQAEFPEIPSIVISAHGKPKTREILLRKGAEDFLEKPLQSKDFLAAFENMFRRIQDGGSLNGASLDTFAQMIEMEQKTCTLRVMHPPSNGYGILFFKDGEIIHSRIPGEVAIDGISAAYKVLAWQPVSLMIENQCKAINQTIHSDLQAILMEAMRLKDEMDQEEDDLSIAIESALPELHSEEELISDYKEIDPLQNWLNYMEDQSPGIESVYKDASWRDLLLHAHFIGDIFEAGPLEACYVNMEEASESIILPDGKDTVIAVRPACKRELMIKLLVSNPPGNLI, from the coding sequence ATGCATCTGCATGTTTTAATAGCAGACCCGGATACTGAAATTGCAAAACGTATGGCTGGCTGGATAGAAAATCATGGTGAGAGATTTAAATGCATGATCGTTGGTACTGGTATGGAAGCCATCGAGATCCTGAAGAACAGTGCTGTTAATATTCTCATTACGGAACTTATTTTACCTGACCTTGATGGTTTTAGCCTGCTGGACACAATCCAGGCAGAATTTCCTGAAATACCTTCCATTGTTATTTCTGCCCATGGCAAACCTAAAACCCGTGAAATACTGTTGCGAAAAGGGGCTGAAGATTTTCTTGAAAAACCACTTCAGAGCAAAGACTTTCTTGCTGCATTTGAAAATATGTTTCGCCGTATTCAAGACGGTGGTTCCCTCAATGGTGCATCCCTTGATACCTTTGCACAGATGATTGAAATGGAGCAAAAGACCTGTACGCTTCGTGTGATGCATCCTCCCAGTAATGGATATGGGATTTTATTTTTTAAAGATGGAGAAATTATTCATTCAAGGATCCCTGGGGAAGTGGCCATTGATGGTATTTCTGCAGCATACAAGGTACTGGCATGGCAGCCTGTTTCCCTTATGATAGAAAATCAATGTAAAGCAATCAACCAGACCATCCACTCTGATTTACAGGCCATCCTTATGGAAGCCATGCGTCTTAAAGATGAAATGGATCAGGAAGAAGATGATCTTTCCATAGCCATAGAATCTGCTCTGCCTGAGTTGCATTCTGAAGAGGAGCTTATTTCTGACTATAAAGAAATTGATCCACTTCAGAATTGGCTGAATTATATGGAAGATCAATCGCCTGGTATTGAAAGCGTGTATAAAGATGCTTCATGGAGAGACCTTCTTCTTCATGCTCATTTTATAGGAGATATTTTTGAGGCAGGTCCTTTGGAAGCCTGTTACGTTAATATGGAAGAAGCTTCTGAATCTATCATACTTCCAGATGGTAAGGATACCGTTATAGCAGTGAGGCCAGCTTGCAAAAGAGAACTGATGATTAAACTTCTGGTTTCCAATCCCCCAGGAAATCTGATTTGA
- a CDS encoding roadblock/LC7 domain-containing protein, which produces MEFTLDLDRQQIENIEKVLEEELIELGVISVILLDLAGNVIINLDNGNTHHDVYSLAALAAGNFGAVSAMANLIGEQEFSLLFHKGENDSIHFSKVTDDLLLLSIFGKEVSLGFLRLKVSEAVRKIESLFG; this is translated from the coding sequence ATGGAGTTTACTCTGGATTTAGACAGGCAGCAAATTGAAAACATAGAAAAAGTTCTGGAAGAAGAATTGATCGAGCTTGGCGTTATCAGCGTTATTCTTCTTGATCTTGCAGGCAATGTTATTATCAATCTTGATAATGGTAATACCCATCACGATGTTTACTCCCTTGCTGCCCTGGCAGCGGGTAATTTCGGTGCTGTCAGTGCGATGGCAAACCTCATTGGAGAACAGGAGTTTTCCCTTCTTTTTCATAAAGGTGAGAATGATAGTATCCACTTCAGTAAAGTAACCGATGACCTTCTTTTACTATCGATTTTTGGAAAGGAAGTTTCCCTGGGTTTTCTTCGTTTGAAAGTCAGTGAGGCTGTAAGAAAAATCGAATCTCTCTTCGGATAA
- the glmM gene encoding phosphoglucosamine mutase → MDNIFGTDGIRGRAGVSPMDTLSVLRLGKAFGLWLCSGVINTKGRPSVLIGKDTRNSGDMLSAALAAGLMESGVDVMDGGILPTPAVAQAVRSEIADAGAVISASHNPFYDNGVKFFAKGGMKLSDDEEKTISAIFRHKWEDEDKNIMGSMLPASDILKDYISFILTKAGEGDSLNGMKLVLDTAHGSMYQAAPEVFRALGAEVHVLAAEPDGMNINSSVGSQHTELLSNHVIEKKAHAGLAFDGDGDRLIAVDAFGKKISGDALLAIFARSAMEKGQLNPPVLVSTVMSNMGLRESLEQAGIVHEVTGVGDRQVLQCMYEKGATIGGEDSGHLIFLGPHCTGDGLFAAVMLARLCKIRPLHELAECMRTYPQVLVNVPVKKKNPLEKMPGVKREIELAEKNLGNRGRILVRYSGTELLCRIMVEAASDEEAKEVCRRVQLAIESDNSMY, encoded by the coding sequence ATGGACAATATTTTTGGAACCGACGGTATCCGTGGCCGTGCGGGTGTATCACCCATGGATACCCTCAGTGTTCTGCGCCTTGGAAAGGCCTTTGGTCTCTGGCTCTGCTCCGGTGTTATAAATACAAAAGGGCGGCCCTCCGTGCTGATTGGAAAGGATACAAGAAACTCCGGAGACATGCTTAGTGCTGCCCTGGCTGCCGGTCTCATGGAATCCGGGGTGGATGTAATGGATGGGGGGATTCTCCCGACACCTGCGGTTGCTCAGGCCGTACGCAGTGAAATAGCGGATGCTGGTGCTGTTATATCCGCATCCCACAATCCCTTTTATGATAATGGTGTAAAATTTTTTGCCAAAGGTGGAATGAAGCTAAGTGATGATGAAGAAAAAACCATATCCGCTATTTTCAGGCACAAGTGGGAAGATGAAGATAAAAATATCATGGGAAGCATGCTTCCAGCATCTGATATTTTAAAGGATTACATCAGCTTTATTCTTACAAAAGCAGGCGAGGGCGATTCTCTTAATGGGATGAAACTGGTACTGGACACAGCCCATGGTTCCATGTATCAGGCGGCACCAGAGGTTTTTCGTGCCCTTGGTGCAGAAGTTCATGTCCTTGCAGCAGAACCCGATGGTATGAATATCAATTCAAGCGTTGGGTCCCAGCATACGGAACTGCTTTCAAATCATGTGATTGAAAAAAAAGCCCATGCAGGCCTTGCCTTTGACGGAGATGGTGACCGCCTGATTGCTGTGGATGCTTTCGGCAAAAAAATCAGCGGAGATGCCCTGCTTGCCATTTTTGCAAGGTCAGCCATGGAGAAAGGACAGCTGAACCCACCTGTGCTGGTCAGTACCGTCATGAGTAATATGGGACTGAGGGAGAGTCTTGAACAGGCAGGCATTGTCCATGAAGTAACCGGAGTAGGGGACAGGCAGGTATTGCAGTGCATGTATGAAAAGGGTGCTACCATCGGAGGCGAGGATTCAGGTCATCTTATTTTCCTTGGTCCCCATTGTACGGGAGATGGTCTCTTTGCTGCAGTTATGCTGGCAAGGCTTTGTAAAATCAGGCCCCTGCATGAACTGGCTGAATGTATGCGCACATACCCTCAGGTTCTCGTGAATGTCCCCGTAAAGAAAAAAAATCCCCTTGAAAAAATGCCCGGAGTTAAGAGGGAAATTGAGCTCGCCGAGAAAAACCTCGGGAATAGGGGCCGTATTCTTGTACGATATTCCGGAACGGAACTTCTTTGCCGCATCATGGTGGAGGCTGCATCTGATGAAGAGGCCAAAGAGGTCTGCAGGAGGGTTCAATTGGCAATCGAATCAGATAACAGCATGTATTAA
- a CDS encoding GspE/PulE family protein, whose product MTISHGLSEIEIRIREAEEYYRHGLYAEASQIYEKLISESYLDTETADSIAERIRETEAKIKEMESIDRQVLSSQDLDCIRSTWGSQEKPSDIIQSGKAFSELGLYKEALGEFIKFVGKKDTHIQETAHLMVDCLMVVHPGGRILEPLNSFLKESDLSDKERLEVLFACGQNLLKRQMLEIAEDFFVLIKTEKPFYPGLSLELSKFGAAQKYSSRYAYLLEKNLVTTEKLQQALAIAKTRKKSVESILMEEFRISKANVSESLKLFYNVPFRDFDPKIPVPNELVKKLKKTFLLENKWVPLSWDLNAVDILIDDPKNIIKTDQAQTLLNASHIRLLVGFKEDIDAYIHLFYKEKHEGDDVAENQAASSGFDMQDIVFEELDDDNEKGQEDTGEENSGHIVKMVDQILVTAYRKGASDIHIEPSPLTKKTRIRYRIDGVCQEVLQLPNHVAKPLISRIKIMGRLDIAERRMPQDGKIKFKRKGIKPFELRLATLPTAGGFEDAVLRILAESGAMPLEKMGMSKRNLDCLQKIIRQPYGLVLVVGPTGSGKTTTLHAALGEINKPGIKIWTAEDPVEISQEGLRQVECQAKIGLDFARVMRAFLRADPDVIMIGEMRDHETASTGIEASLTGHLVFSTLHTNSAPETITRLLDMGLNPLNFSDAFLGVMAQRLVRRLCTDCKEAFHPNKEEFEEIRTYYGKGMKEAGLVYSDDLTIYRSVGCPECSNTGYRGRLGIHELLLGSPTVKQLIKRAAPTEEIFLQGASEGMTTLMQDGIAKVFQGITDIEEVRRVCVS is encoded by the coding sequence ATGACCATCAGCCACGGGCTTTCAGAGATAGAAATTCGTATTCGTGAAGCAGAAGAATACTATCGTCATGGTCTGTATGCAGAAGCAAGTCAGATTTATGAAAAACTTATTTCAGAATCTTATCTGGATACTGAAACAGCGGATAGTATTGCGGAAAGAATCCGGGAGACAGAAGCTAAAATTAAGGAAATGGAAAGTATCGACAGGCAGGTTCTTTCATCACAGGATCTGGACTGTATCCGTAGTACCTGGGGGAGTCAGGAAAAACCTTCGGATATAATTCAAAGCGGAAAGGCCTTTTCTGAACTGGGACTTTATAAAGAAGCGTTGGGTGAATTTATAAAGTTTGTGGGAAAAAAAGATACTCACATACAGGAAACAGCCCATCTTATGGTGGACTGTCTTATGGTTGTCCATCCCGGAGGTCGTATTCTTGAACCACTGAACAGCTTTCTTAAGGAATCTGATCTTTCGGATAAAGAGAGGCTGGAAGTTCTCTTTGCCTGTGGCCAGAATCTTTTAAAAAGACAAATGCTAGAAATAGCAGAGGATTTTTTTGTTTTAATAAAAACAGAAAAGCCATTCTATCCGGGACTAAGCCTTGAACTTTCTAAATTTGGAGCTGCACAGAAATATTCATCAAGATATGCATATCTGCTTGAAAAAAACCTTGTTACAACGGAAAAACTTCAGCAGGCTCTGGCCATAGCCAAAACCAGAAAAAAAAGTGTGGAATCTATTCTTATGGAAGAATTCCGCATCTCAAAGGCAAACGTTAGTGAATCTTTAAAACTGTTTTATAATGTACCTTTTAGAGATTTTGACCCAAAAATTCCCGTTCCCAACGAACTGGTTAAGAAGCTGAAAAAAACATTTTTGCTTGAAAACAAATGGGTTCCCCTCTCATGGGACCTGAATGCTGTGGATATTCTCATTGATGATCCTAAAAACATTATCAAAACTGATCAGGCCCAGACCCTTCTTAATGCCTCCCATATACGCCTTTTGGTGGGATTCAAAGAAGATATTGATGCATATATTCATTTGTTTTATAAAGAAAAACATGAAGGAGATGATGTAGCGGAAAATCAGGCTGCTTCCAGTGGTTTTGATATGCAGGATATTGTCTTTGAAGAGCTTGATGATGATAATGAAAAGGGACAGGAGGATACCGGAGAAGAAAATTCCGGTCATATTGTTAAAATGGTGGACCAGATACTCGTCACAGCCTATAGAAAAGGCGCATCGGATATCCACATTGAACCTTCACCCCTTACAAAAAAAACCCGCATCCGTTACCGTATTGACGGAGTATGTCAGGAAGTGCTTCAACTGCCCAACCATGTAGCAAAACCTTTGATATCCAGAATCAAGATTATGGGGCGACTTGATATTGCAGAACGGCGCATGCCCCAGGACGGTAAAATTAAGTTTAAAAGAAAGGGGATTAAACCTTTTGAACTTCGGCTTGCAACACTTCCCACTGCAGGAGGATTTGAGGATGCGGTCCTCCGTATCCTTGCAGAATCCGGTGCCATGCCCCTTGAAAAAATGGGAATGAGTAAACGCAACCTTGATTGTCTTCAAAAAATCATCCGACAGCCCTATGGTCTTGTCCTTGTTGTGGGACCAACGGGCAGTGGTAAAACCACAACCCTTCATGCTGCACTGGGTGAAATCAATAAGCCGGGGATTAAAATCTGGACAGCAGAAGATCCTGTGGAAATTTCCCAGGAAGGTCTTCGTCAAGTGGAATGTCAGGCAAAAATTGGGCTGGATTTTGCCAGAGTCATGCGTGCCTTTCTCCGTGCGGATCCCGATGTCATAATGATTGGTGAGATGAGGGACCATGAAACGGCTTCCACCGGTATTGAAGCCTCTTTAACGGGTCATCTTGTTTTTTCTACACTGCATACCAACAGCGCACCGGAAACCATTACACGTCTTTTGGATATGGGATTGAATCCATTAAATTTTTCCGATGCTTTTCTGGGTGTTATGGCCCAGCGTCTTGTAAGAAGACTGTGTACAGACTGTAAGGAAGCTTTTCATCCCAATAAAGAAGAATTTGAAGAAATCCGGACATATTATGGGAAAGGAATGAAGGAAGCAGGACTTGTTTATTCTGATGATTTGACCATTTATCGTTCCGTGGGGTGTCCAGAATGCAGCAATACCGGATATAGGGGTCGTCTGGGGATTCATGAACTTCTTCTGGGCAGTCCAACTGTCAAACAGCTGATTAAAAGGGCTGCCCCTACCGAAGAAATTTTTTTGCAGGGTGCATCAGAAGGCATGACGACCCTGATGCAGGATGGAATTGCAAAAGTTTTCCAAGGTATTACCGATATTGAAGAAGTACGGCGTGTTTGTGTCAGTTGA
- a CDS encoding PilZ domain-containing protein, with product MEKLFVKNKQATFICPACGFSALRDVSRFLHIQTSIHIRCLCKNCGHQYRVLLERRSFVRKNTSFTGRYKARNNNQHQGVMTVLDISRSGLKMQILIPQMFSAGDILELEFRLDRGSCPVIQREAIVKNILGKKIIGLEFSSSTHTDALGPYLAFL from the coding sequence ATGGAAAAACTTTTTGTTAAAAATAAGCAGGCAACTTTTATTTGTCCGGCCTGTGGTTTCTCAGCCCTCAGAGATGTCAGCCGTTTTCTCCATATACAAACCTCTATCCATATCCGCTGCCTCTGCAAAAACTGCGGTCATCAATACAGAGTATTGCTGGAACGGCGTTCCTTTGTAAGAAAAAACACTTCCTTTACAGGACGGTATAAAGCCAGAAATAACAATCAACATCAGGGTGTTATGACGGTTCTTGATATTTCAAGGTCTGGCTTAAAGATGCAGATCTTAATTCCACAGATGTTTTCTGCAGGGGATATCCTTGAACTGGAGTTTCGCCTTGATCGTGGCTCCTGTCCAGTTATTCAAAGGGAAGCCATTGTCAAAAACATTCTCGGTAAAAAGATTATTGGTCTTGAATTCTCGTCTTCAACTCACACAGACGCATTAGGTCCATACCTGGCTTTTTTATGA